Proteins from one Orenia marismortui DSM 5156 genomic window:
- a CDS encoding phosphatidylglycerophosphatase A family protein, giving the protein MKEIIIEQLAERGVELEEIADIVYALQKPYSDNLNIDECLNAVDRVLNKREVQYTLLTGIALDKLTEEDKIEEPLASIIKRDEPLYGVDESLALAIANIYGTIGFTSFGYLDKNKFGVMERLDSKKDNVNTFLDDLVAGIASAASARIAHQKRNEAELKEEEVS; this is encoded by the coding sequence ATGAAAGAGATAATAATTGAACAGTTAGCAGAACGAGGAGTAGAATTAGAGGAGATAGCAGATATAGTTTATGCTTTACAGAAACCATATAGTGATAATTTAAACATAGATGAGTGCTTAAATGCTGTTGATAGAGTTTTAAATAAAAGAGAAGTACAATATACATTGTTAACTGGAATTGCTTTAGATAAGTTAACTGAAGAAGATAAAATTGAAGAACCATTAGCTAGTATTATAAAAAGGGATGAGCCGTTATATGGAGTAGATGAGAGCTTAGCATTGGCAATTGCCAATATTTATGGAACTATTGGTTTTACTAGCTTTGGATATTTAGATAAGAATAAATTTGGGGTAATGGAAAGACTAGATAGCAAAAAAGATAATGTTAATACTTTTTTAGATGATTTAGTAGCTGGAATAGCATCTGCAGCTTCAGCAAGAATCGCTCATCAAAAGAGAAATGAAGCTGAATTAAAAGAGGAAGAAGTATCTTAA
- a CDS encoding YtrH family sporulation protein has product MARLSLVFFISLGVVLGGSILGSIGATLAKESPIKIMSQLSQEIKLWAVVTAMGGTFSHLRIIEGGMFEGKFILIFKQFVLLMVAFLGAQLGIWLISIITGGN; this is encoded by the coding sequence ATGGCAAGATTAAGCTTAGTTTTTTTTATTTCTTTAGGAGTAGTTCTAGGAGGATCAATTTTGGGGAGTATTGGTGCTACATTAGCTAAAGAATCTCCTATCAAAATCATGTCACAACTTTCTCAGGAGATTAAACTCTGGGCAGTAGTTACTGCTATGGGTGGAACCTTTTCTCACCTTAGAATTATCGAAGGAGGAATGTTTGAAGGAAAATTCATCCTAATATTCAAACAATTTGTTTTATTAATGGTAGCATTCTTAGGAGCCCAACTTGGAATTTGGCTTATCTCCATCATAACTGGAGGCAATTAA
- a CDS encoding DapH/DapD/GlmU-related protein, which translates to MDYYKIIATVRGTVSYRLRHTFNHNKLDYSIKVVKQSDGRKLEFATVIPKERKEEVLQLIRESSLDPVITIAPILEYNNPNPGQLVRDIYLAPKASVSSLAELYDGVSIGSFSRVVGNALLQEDVRIGEGTFIGSGVVVRGQTSIGDNCHIGTGAIIGNNVIMGNNVNIEENVTIRANVVIGDNVSIGTAANIESNVEVKDNVRIGPLARIFNVGRKKAELDSNEDRKVIATVINSGTFIGSGAIVGGKIGSKVMIGSNAVVHTAIVGDGATVGSGATVPYGRKIESGLTVIGSPAKSVDEYKMEKNLMSFLKTKYKKQISNNP; encoded by the coding sequence ATGGACTACTATAAAATTATAGCAACTGTCAGAGGAACAGTTAGTTATCGTTTGCGCCATACTTTTAATCATAATAAATTAGACTATTCAATCAAAGTAGTAAAGCAAAGTGATGGTAGAAAATTAGAGTTTGCTACAGTTATTCCTAAAGAAAGAAAAGAAGAGGTATTACAGTTGATTAGAGAAAGTAGTCTAGATCCCGTCATTACAATTGCTCCAATATTAGAGTATAATAATCCAAATCCAGGTCAATTAGTTAGAGATATTTATTTAGCACCTAAAGCTAGTGTTAGTTCATTGGCTGAATTATATGATGGAGTTTCAATTGGATCTTTTAGTAGAGTGGTTGGTAATGCACTATTACAGGAAGATGTAAGAATTGGAGAAGGAACATTTATAGGCAGTGGAGTAGTTGTTAGAGGTCAAACATCTATTGGAGATAATTGTCATATTGGTACAGGAGCGATTATAGGAAATAATGTTATTATGGGTAATAACGTTAATATTGAAGAGAATGTTACAATTAGAGCTAATGTTGTGATCGGTGACAATGTATCAATTGGTACAGCAGCTAATATTGAAAGCAATGTAGAAGTTAAAGATAATGTTAGAATTGGACCTTTAGCTAGAATATTTAATGTGGGGCGCAAAAAGGCTGAATTAGATTCTAATGAAGATAGAAAGGTGATAGCTACTGTAATTAACTCAGGAACTTTTATTGGTAGTGGAGCAATAGTTGGTGGTAAGATAGGTTCAAAAGTAATGATCGGTTCTAATGCGGTAGTTCATACAGCTATAGTTGGTGATGGTGCTACAGTTGGTTCAGGTGCTACAGTTCCTTATGGTAGAAAGATAGAATCAGGTTTAACAGTGATTGGCTCACCAGCTAAATCTGTAGATGAATATAAGATGGAAAAGAACTTAATGAGTTTTTTGAAAACTAAGTATAAAAAGCAAATTTCTAATAATCCTTAA
- a CDS encoding DUF368 domain-containing protein has product MNQFWELLIKGIPIGISNTLPGISGGTMALVLGIYDRLVNGIKKINLRILIPILFGAVIGVVGGSKVIVGLFDLQPGFTMAFLLGLIFTSSKVTIKEIDKFNFKTIALFIVGLIIAYYYSIDIDSAASGADISWLKFFWGGAIGSVAMILPGVSGGTILIMLGLYQNVLQAITNFDIPILFSFGLGVAVGLLGFSWLLSYLLDRWRSLLMALLTGLILGSMRTVIPDQIGILEIVGFLLGFLSIWILDKREV; this is encoded by the coding sequence ATGAATCAATTTTGGGAGTTATTAATTAAAGGAATACCGATTGGTATTTCTAATACTTTACCAGGAATTAGTGGTGGAACTATGGCTTTAGTATTGGGAATATATGATCGTTTGGTAAATGGAATTAAGAAGATAAATCTAAGGATTTTAATTCCGATCTTATTTGGTGCTGTGATAGGAGTAGTTGGTGGATCTAAAGTAATAGTTGGCTTATTTGACCTACAACCAGGCTTTACAATGGCTTTTCTATTAGGTCTAATCTTTACTTCAAGTAAAGTAACTATTAAAGAGATAGATAAGTTTAATTTCAAAACTATAGCTTTATTTATTGTAGGCTTAATAATTGCTTATTACTATTCAATAGATATCGATTCTGCAGCTAGTGGAGCAGATATTTCTTGGCTCAAATTCTTTTGGGGTGGTGCTATAGGTAGTGTAGCAATGATATTACCAGGAGTTAGTGGTGGTACTATTTTAATTATGTTAGGTTTATATCAGAATGTTTTGCAAGCAATCACTAACTTTGATATTCCAATCTTATTCTCTTTTGGTTTAGGAGTAGCTGTAGGTCTGTTAGGATTTTCTTGGTTATTATCTTATTTATTAGATAGATGGAGATCATTGTTGATGGCTCTATTAACAGGTCTAATTTTGGGCTCTATGAGAACTGTTATTCCAGATCAAATTGGTATTTTAGAGATTGTTGGATTTCTACTAGGTTTTCTTTCTATTTGGATATTGGATAAAAGAGAAGTATAA
- a CDS encoding DNA polymerase III subunit alpha, which yields MDNFVHLHLHTEYSLLDGAIRIKDLVNQAKESNMPAVAITDHGVMYGAVDFYRQAKAAGIKPIIGCEVYVANNHLKKDKNNKGLAHLVLLAENNQGYQNLLKLVSTSYTQGFYYKPRVDKSLLREYSEGIICLSSCLAGELASLLKNNQKERAREVALQYQRIFGEDNFFLELQDHGLADQHLANKGLVELSEELEIPLVATNDAHYLTQEDAKVHDVLLCIQTGKDIDDKNRMKFPNDQFYLKSYQEMKEIFKDYPEAITNTIKIADRCNVELDFDNILLPHYDVPNGESLESYLRKLAYEGLEDKYDKLTPEIEERLEYELGIINQMGYPAYFLIVRDFIKYAKDNDIIVGPGRGSAASSIVSYLLDITEIDPLKYNLLFERFLNPARVSMPDIDIDFCYERRDEVIDYVVRKYGQDKVAQIITFGTMAAKGAIRDVGRVLGIAYEKVDKVAKAIPNSLGISLDQALKESKDLKNLYHSDYQVKEIIDYSRQIEGLPRHASTHAAGVIITKEEITNYTPLYMSKGEITTQYPMGDLESLGLLKMDFLGLRTLTVINKTLDLLKETQGVELKLAEIPFDDEKVFELLSSGDSLGVFQLESDGMRRLIQKLKPEEIEDIIALLALYRPGPLGSGMVDDFIARRHGEEEIEYPHEDLKDTLKATYGVILYQEQVMQIAQKIAGYSLGEADILRRAMGKKKPEVMKKHRDIFINGNDEVIGVVNNGYSQKLGEELFELIEYFSGYGFNKAHSTAYAYVSYQTAYLKAHYPVEFMAALMTSLIGNSDKVAAYIAESERIGIKILAPDINYSKVGFTVEDGNIRFGLEAIKNVGKKAIEAIIESRAEGKFEGLKDFCERVNLSKVNQRVVESLIKAGAFDSLGFYRSQLLRILEKVFEQAQKVQKQKSNGQTSFLDIFDEDEFIVDQIEMPDIEEFEFRRLLSLEKEMLGFYLSGHPLQDYLAMLKDKRTNSSQNLKVNQGKVVVGGLIVDNREILTKNHNKMAFLNLEDEVGEIEVIVFPNVYQKYQEYILEEEVVLIKGKVNQEGKLIAAQIGDLESDFYSKGKEKNKEVDILHLQLEKLDDEVLFDLKNILLQYRGSSAVYLHLVIDSKRVSIKLDARYNVKLSDSLKEELNKLELKHSLSYN from the coding sequence GTGGACAACTTTGTTCATTTACATTTACATACTGAATATAGTCTATTAGATGGAGCGATCAGAATAAAAGATTTGGTCAATCAGGCCAAAGAATCTAATATGCCAGCTGTAGCTATAACTGATCATGGTGTAATGTATGGTGCAGTAGATTTTTATAGGCAAGCAAAAGCTGCAGGGATAAAACCAATTATTGGTTGTGAGGTCTATGTTGCTAATAACCATTTAAAAAAAGACAAAAATAATAAAGGCTTAGCCCATCTAGTACTATTAGCAGAGAATAATCAAGGTTATCAAAACTTACTGAAGTTAGTATCAACCTCCTATACGCAGGGATTTTATTATAAACCAAGAGTTGATAAAAGTTTATTAAGGGAATATAGCGAAGGGATTATCTGTTTGAGTAGCTGTCTGGCAGGTGAATTAGCTAGCTTATTAAAGAATAATCAAAAAGAGAGAGCTAGGGAGGTTGCTTTACAGTACCAAAGAATATTTGGAGAAGATAATTTCTTTTTGGAACTGCAAGATCATGGCTTAGCAGATCAACATCTTGCTAATAAAGGATTAGTAGAATTAAGCGAAGAGTTGGAGATTCCCTTAGTTGCTACTAATGATGCTCATTATTTGACTCAAGAAGATGCTAAAGTTCATGATGTATTATTATGTATTCAAACAGGGAAAGATATTGATGATAAGAATAGAATGAAATTCCCTAATGATCAATTTTACTTAAAATCTTATCAAGAGATGAAGGAGATATTTAAAGATTATCCAGAAGCAATTACTAATACCATAAAGATTGCTGATAGATGTAATGTTGAGCTAGATTTTGATAATATCTTATTACCACATTATGATGTGCCCAATGGAGAAAGCTTGGAATCTTATCTCCGTAAGTTGGCTTATGAAGGCTTAGAAGATAAATATGATAAGTTAACACCTGAAATTGAAGAGAGATTAGAATATGAATTAGGTATAATTAATCAGATGGGATATCCGGCTTATTTTTTGATTGTTAGAGATTTTATTAAATATGCTAAGGACAATGATATTATTGTGGGGCCGGGTCGAGGTAGTGCTGCTTCTAGTATAGTTTCTTATCTTTTGGATATTACTGAGATTGATCCCTTAAAATATAATTTATTATTTGAAAGGTTCTTAAATCCAGCTCGTGTTTCAATGCCAGATATTGATATTGATTTCTGTTATGAGCGGCGTGATGAAGTAATAGATTATGTAGTTAGAAAATATGGACAAGATAAAGTAGCACAGATAATTACTTTTGGTACTATGGCAGCCAAGGGTGCGATTAGAGATGTTGGTAGAGTGCTAGGAATTGCTTATGAGAAAGTAGATAAGGTTGCTAAAGCCATCCCTAATTCATTGGGGATTAGCTTAGACCAAGCTTTAAAAGAATCTAAGGATTTAAAGAATCTATATCATTCTGACTATCAAGTTAAGGAAATAATTGATTACTCTAGACAGATTGAAGGCTTGCCACGCCATGCTTCAACCCATGCTGCAGGAGTAATTATTACTAAAGAGGAGATTACTAATTATACTCCACTTTATATGAGTAAAGGTGAGATTACTACCCAGTATCCAATGGGAGATTTAGAATCATTAGGTTTATTAAAGATGGATTTTTTAGGTTTGAGAACTTTAACTGTTATTAATAAGACTTTAGATCTGCTCAAAGAGACTCAAGGGGTAGAATTGAAATTAGCAGAGATACCCTTTGATGATGAAAAGGTTTTTGAATTATTGAGTTCTGGAGATAGCTTAGGTGTATTTCAATTAGAAAGTGATGGGATGAGAAGGTTAATTCAAAAGCTAAAACCTGAAGAGATTGAAGATATTATTGCTTTGCTTGCCCTGTATAGACCAGGGCCTTTAGGGAGTGGTATGGTAGATGATTTCATTGCTAGACGCCATGGAGAAGAAGAGATTGAATATCCCCACGAAGATTTAAAAGATACCTTAAAAGCAACTTATGGAGTAATCTTATACCAAGAACAAGTAATGCAGATTGCCCAAAAAATTGCTGGATATTCTTTGGGTGAAGCTGATATTTTGAGAAGGGCTATGGGTAAGAAAAAGCCTGAGGTAATGAAGAAGCATCGTGATATTTTTATTAATGGTAATGATGAAGTTATTGGTGTAGTTAATAATGGATATAGTCAAAAATTAGGCGAAGAACTATTTGAATTGATTGAGTATTTTAGTGGTTACGGATTTAATAAAGCTCATAGTACAGCCTATGCTTATGTCTCTTATCAGACAGCTTATTTAAAAGCGCATTATCCTGTAGAATTTATGGCAGCCTTAATGACCAGCTTAATTGGGAATAGTGATAAAGTAGCAGCTTATATAGCAGAATCCGAAAGAATAGGCATTAAGATACTTGCTCCTGATATAAATTATAGTAAGGTAGGTTTTACTGTAGAGGATGGTAATATTCGTTTTGGCTTGGAGGCAATTAAAAATGTAGGAAAAAAAGCTATTGAAGCAATTATAGAGTCTAGAGCTGAAGGGAAATTTGAGGGGCTAAAGGATTTTTGTGAAAGGGTAAATTTATCTAAAGTAAATCAAAGAGTTGTGGAAAGCTTAATCAAAGCTGGAGCCTTTGATTCTTTAGGATTTTATCGTTCTCAATTGTTAAGAATATTAGAAAAGGTTTTTGAACAAGCTCAAAAAGTACAGAAACAAAAAAGTAATGGTCAAACAAGCTTTCTTGATATATTTGATGAAGATGAATTCATAGTTGATCAAATAGAGATGCCTGATATTGAAGAGTTTGAGTTTAGAAGGCTGTTATCTTTAGAAAAAGAAATGTTAGGCTTTTATCTTTCAGGTCATCCACTACAAGATTATTTAGCAATGCTAAAAGATAAAAGAACTAATAGTAGTCAAAATTTAAAAGTCAATCAAGGAAAAGTTGTTGTTGGAGGATTAATCGTTGATAATCGTGAAATATTAACAAAGAATCATAATAAGATGGCTTTTTTGAACTTAGAAGATGAAGTTGGAGAAATAGAAGTGATTGTCTTTCCAAATGTCTATCAAAAGTATCAAGAATATATTCTTGAAGAAGAGGTAGTACTAATCAAAGGAAAAGTCAATCAAGAAGGAAAGTTGATTGCAGCTCAAATAGGAGACTTGGAGAGTGATTTTTATTCTAAGGGAAAAGAGAAGAATAAAGAAGTAGATATTCTTCATTTACAATTAGAAAAATTAGATGATGAAGTATTGTTTGACTTAAAGAATATTTTATTACAATATAGAGGAAGTAGTGCTGTTTATCTTCATTTAGTTATTGACTCCAAAAGAGTTAGTATCAAGCTGGATGCAAGATATAATGTAAAGTTAAGTGATAGTTTGAAGGAAGAATTGAATAAATTAGAATTAAAACATTCTTTGAGCTATAATTAA
- the trpC gene encoding indole-3-glycerol phosphate synthase TrpC: MILDKIVNHKKVEVEKQKQEESLDDLKRIIKGRDNTKNFKVALKDQGMSLIAELKKASPSKGLIRDDFQVVEIAKEYEQAGARALSVLTDYEFFRGSLNYLSEVREAVELPLLRKDFIIDPYQIYQARAYGADAILLIVAILSKEELAKYLSIADDLDLDVLVEVHSRKELNIALEIDTEIIGINNRNLKVFEVDLATTLGLQRLIPDEKVIVSESGIRNRNDIELLSEHRIDGVLVGESLMKSNNITAKVQELINS; encoded by the coding sequence TTGATTTTAGATAAGATAGTTAATCATAAGAAGGTAGAAGTAGAGAAGCAAAAGCAGGAAGAGAGTTTAGACGATTTAAAGAGAATTATTAAAGGTAGAGATAATACTAAAAACTTTAAAGTAGCTTTAAAAGATCAAGGGATGAGTTTAATTGCAGAGCTTAAGAAGGCGTCACCTTCTAAAGGATTGATCAGAGATGATTTTCAAGTTGTAGAAATTGCTAAGGAATATGAACAAGCAGGTGCTAGAGCTTTATCAGTGTTAACCGATTATGAATTTTTTAGAGGTAGTTTAAATTATTTAAGTGAAGTAAGAGAAGCGGTAGAATTACCTTTATTAAGAAAGGATTTTATTATTGATCCTTATCAAATCTATCAGGCTAGAGCCTATGGGGCAGATGCTATATTATTAATAGTAGCTATTTTAAGTAAAGAAGAGTTAGCAAAATATTTATCTATAGCCGATGATTTGGATTTAGATGTATTAGTAGAGGTTCACAGTAGAAAAGAATTAAATATAGCTTTAGAAATAGATACAGAGATAATTGGTATTAATAATCGAAATCTAAAAGTATTTGAGGTCGATTTAGCTACTACCTTAGGTTTGCAGAGATTGATTCCTGATGAAAAGGTGATAGTTAGTGAGAGTGGAATTCGAAATAGAAATGATATTGAATTATTATCAGAACATAGAATTGATGGGGTATTAGTAGGAGAATCTTTAATGAAAAGTAATAATATTACAGCTAAGGTGCAGGAGTTAATTAATTCTTAA
- the trpE gene encoding anthranilate synthase component I, which produces MYYPNKEDFKKLSQEGNLIPVYKEVVADMETPVSAFKKLKKDKFSYLLESVEQGEKIGRYSFIGVDYHALISCKDGEIIIKDQKDNQIDKRNTQNPLRDLKKILAEYQAVEVDNLPMFYGGAVGYLSYDVVKYFENIPQENIDDLNLPEMLFILSDTVVVFDHLRHSIKVVVNIRVDDNPQQAYNRAKVKIDEVISNLNQSLTEEVMTKEFKNNSNNKLEIKSNMSKDEFMEMVKKGQEYIKEGDIFQVVPSQRFESEIDVEPFEIYRQLRRINPSPYMYYLDFNEFQLVGSSPELLVRVKDGVIENRPIAGTRRRGKNKEEDKILAKDLLSDEKERAEHIMLVDLGRNDIGRVSEYGKVEVTSLMNVEYYSHVMHLVSNVRGLLKEEEDIYSGLESCFPAGTLSGAPKIRAMEIIDELEKTRRGPYGGSIGYFGYSGNLDSCITIRTILVKDAKAYVQAGGGVVADSNPEAEYQESVNKAAALLEAVRLAQGGEGVDISHR; this is translated from the coding sequence ATGTATTATCCCAATAAGGAAGATTTTAAAAAACTAAGTCAAGAAGGTAATTTGATTCCGGTTTATAAAGAGGTTGTTGCTGATATGGAGACACCAGTATCTGCCTTCAAAAAATTAAAAAAAGATAAATTTTCTTATCTTCTAGAAAGTGTAGAACAAGGTGAGAAGATAGGAAGGTACTCTTTTATTGGAGTTGATTATCATGCTTTAATAAGTTGTAAAGATGGAGAAATAATTATTAAGGATCAAAAAGATAATCAAATAGATAAAAGGAATACACAGAATCCACTTCGAGATTTGAAGAAGATATTAGCAGAATATCAGGCTGTTGAAGTTGATAATTTACCAATGTTTTATGGAGGGGCAGTTGGATATCTAAGCTATGATGTTGTAAAGTATTTTGAGAATATACCTCAAGAAAATATTGATGATTTAAATCTACCAGAGATGTTATTTATCTTAAGTGATACTGTAGTAGTCTTTGATCATTTACGCCATAGTATTAAGGTTGTAGTAAATATTAGAGTCGATGATAATCCTCAGCAAGCTTATAATCGGGCTAAGGTTAAGATAGATGAAGTAATTTCTAATTTGAATCAATCACTTACAGAAGAAGTTATGACTAAAGAGTTTAAGAATAATAGTAATAATAAATTAGAGATTAAATCCAATATGAGTAAAGATGAATTTATGGAAATGGTTAAAAAGGGGCAAGAGTATATTAAAGAAGGAGATATCTTTCAAGTTGTTCCTTCACAGAGGTTTGAAAGTGAAATAGATGTAGAGCCTTTTGAAATTTATCGACAGTTAAGAAGAATAAATCCTTCACCATATATGTATTATTTAGATTTCAATGAATTTCAATTGGTGGGTTCATCTCCAGAACTCTTAGTCAGGGTTAAGGATGGAGTTATTGAAAATAGGCCGATTGCTGGAACTAGAAGAAGAGGGAAGAATAAAGAAGAGGATAAAATTTTAGCTAAAGATTTATTAAGTGATGAAAAGGAACGGGCTGAACATATTATGTTAGTTGATTTAGGGAGAAATGATATTGGTCGGGTTAGTGAATATGGAAAAGTTGAGGTTACTAGTCTAATGAATGTAGAATATTATTCTCATGTGATGCATTTAGTATCTAATGTAAGAGGTCTACTTAAGGAAGAAGAAGATATTTATTCAGGCTTAGAATCTTGCTTTCCAGCAGGTACTTTATCTGGTGCTCCTAAGATTAGGGCTATGGAGATTATTGATGAATTAGAAAAGACTAGAAGAGGTCCTTATGGAGGTAGTATTGGCTATTTTGGTTATTCAGGAAATTTAGATAGTTGTATTACAATCAGAACTATTTTAGTTAAAGATGCTAAGGCTTATGTTCAAGCTGGTGGTGGTGTTGTAGCTGATTCTAATCCAGAAGCTGAATATCAAGAAAGTGTCAATAAGGCGGCTGCTTTATTAGAAGCAGTTAGATTAGCTCAAGGGGGTGAGGGAGTTGATATTAGTCATAGATAA
- the mtrB gene encoding trp RNA-binding attenuation protein MtrB codes for MEIKGKQDYIVIKALEDGVTIIGLTRGQQTKFHHTEKLDQGEVMIAQFTEHTSAIKIRGKAELLTEHGSVQSD; via the coding sequence ATGGAGATAAAAGGAAAACAAGATTATATAGTGATTAAAGCTCTAGAAGATGGAGTAACAATTATTGGTTTAACTAGAGGACAACAGACTAAGTTTCATCATACTGAGAAGTTAGACCAAGGTGAGGTAATGATTGCACAATTTACTGAGCATACATCAGCAATTAAAATTCGTGGAAAAGCAGAACTTCTTACAGAACATGGTTCTGTTCAATCAGATTAG
- a CDS encoding anthranilate synthase component II, whose protein sequence is MILVIDNYDSFTYNLVQLIGELGYEIEVKRNDQISLAEIKSLNPNKIIISPGPGRPKDAGISLDLIKEFSGEIAILGICLGHQSIAAAFGAEIVKAPELVHGKVSKIINKQKGILEGIDDFEATRYHSLVIKPETLADNFEVTAKTADGIIMGIQDEEKGLYGLQFHPESIMSKTGKEILNNFLSS, encoded by the coding sequence TTGATATTAGTCATAGATAACTATGATTCCTTTACTTATAATTTAGTACAGTTAATTGGTGAGCTAGGATATGAGATTGAAGTAAAGCGTAATGATCAGATAAGCTTAGCAGAGATAAAAAGCTTAAATCCTAATAAGATAATTATCTCGCCAGGACCAGGGCGTCCTAAGGATGCAGGGATATCCTTGGACTTGATTAAAGAATTTTCAGGAGAGATAGCAATATTGGGAATTTGTTTAGGCCATCAAAGTATAGCAGCTGCCTTTGGAGCAGAGATAGTTAAGGCTCCAGAATTAGTTCATGGTAAGGTATCTAAGATCATTAATAAGCAGAAAGGAATCTTAGAAGGAATAGATGATTTTGAAGCAACTCGTTATCATTCTTTAGTAATTAAACCTGAAACTCTAGCAGATAATTTTGAAGTAACAGCCAAGACAGCAGATGGGATTATTATGGGGATTCAGGATGAAGAGAAAGGACTATATGGTCTCCAGTTTCATCCAGAATCGATTATGAGTAAAACAGGTAAGGAGATTTTAAATAATTTTTTAAGTTCTTAA
- the trpD gene encoding anthranilate phosphoribosyltransferase, which translates to MRRVIDKIINHEDLSLEESQSTMEEIMEGKATPAQIASFITGLRMKGETIDEITGAALVMRDKAAEIKTNQDILVDVCGTGGDKLNTFNISTTTAFVVAGAGVSVAKHGNRSVSSKSGSADLLEKLGVNLNLTPNQVGQCIDQIGIGFLYAPTFHQAMKYAIAPRREIGARTIFNMLGPLTNPAKAQIQLLGVYDSDLTEPIAYVLKNLGVESAFVVHGLVGLDELSTVGKTKISQLKDGKVETYYIEAEDLGLESAGIEDLAGGTPEENAEITLDILKAKQSKKRDVVLLNASAALVAANQVQSLAEGIELAARVIDQGLALEKLEQLIRYSHSLVGEVS; encoded by the coding sequence ATGAGAAGAGTAATTGATAAGATAATCAACCATGAAGATCTGTCATTAGAAGAGAGTCAATCAACGATGGAAGAGATTATGGAAGGCAAAGCTACACCAGCTCAAATAGCTAGTTTTATCACTGGACTTAGGATGAAAGGTGAAACTATTGATGAAATAACGGGAGCTGCCTTGGTGATGAGAGATAAAGCAGCAGAGATTAAAACAAATCAAGATATATTAGTTGATGTTTGTGGAACTGGTGGAGATAAGTTAAATACCTTTAATATATCAACAACTACAGCTTTTGTGGTAGCAGGTGCTGGAGTAAGTGTAGCTAAACATGGTAACCGTTCAGTTTCTAGCAAGAGTGGTAGTGCTGATTTGTTAGAGAAATTGGGGGTTAATCTCAATTTAACTCCTAATCAAGTGGGGCAATGTATTGATCAGATTGGGATTGGATTTTTGTATGCTCCAACCTTCCATCAGGCAATGAAATATGCTATTGCTCCCAGAAGAGAGATTGGAGCAAGAACTATTTTTAATATGTTAGGTCCTTTGACCAATCCAGCGAAAGCTCAGATTCAATTATTGGGAGTATATGATTCTGATTTAACTGAACCTATTGCGTATGTATTAAAGAATTTAGGGGTAGAATCAGCTTTTGTAGTACACGGTTTAGTAGGATTAGATGAGTTGTCAACAGTAGGTAAGACAAAGATTAGTCAGCTTAAAGATGGGAAAGTAGAGACATATTATATTGAGGCAGAGGATTTAGGTTTAGAAAGTGCTGGGATTGAAGATTTAGCAGGTGGAACTCCTGAAGAAAATGCAGAGATTACTTTGGATATATTAAAAGCTAAGCAGAGTAAAAAACGGGATGTAGTCTTATTAAATGCATCAGCAGCTTTGGTAGCAGCCAATCAAGTTCAATCCTTAGCAGAAGGAATAGAGTTAGCAGCTAGAGTTATTGATCAGGGATTAGCATTAGAGAAGTTAGAGCAGTTAATTAGATATAGTCATAGTTTAGTTGGGGAGGTAAGCTAA